A genome region from Tolypothrix sp. PCC 7712 includes the following:
- the rpsU gene encoding 30S ribosomal protein S21 translates to MAEVRLGENESIDSAIRRFKKKIQKAGILSEVRRRERYEKPSLRRKRKEEAARKGIRY, encoded by the coding sequence GTGGCCGAAGTCCGTTTAGGTGAGAACGAGTCAATAGACTCTGCTATTAGACGCTTTAAAAAGAAAATTCAAAAAGCTGGAATTTTATCTGAAGTTAGACGCAGGGAAAGATACGAAAAACCTAGCTTACGACGCAAGCGTAAAGAGGAAGCTGCACGCAAAGGTATCCGCTACTAA
- a CDS encoding ChuX/HutX family heme-like substrate-binding protein: MTTTLKEFLTACENLGTLRLIVTSSAGVLEVRSKLEKLFYAELPKGKYANMHTENFEFHLNMDKITQVKFETAEAKRGNFTTYAIRFLDDKQEPALSLFLQWGKPGEYEPGQVENWQALKEKYGEVWQPLPAEI; the protein is encoded by the coding sequence ATGACCACAACCTTAAAAGAATTTTTAACAGCTTGCGAAAATTTAGGAACTTTACGTTTAATTGTGACTAGTAGTGCTGGTGTTTTAGAAGTTAGAAGCAAGCTAGAAAAGCTATTTTATGCAGAGTTACCCAAGGGTAAATATGCAAATATGCATACCGAAAATTTTGAGTTTCACTTGAATATGGACAAAATTACTCAGGTTAAATTTGAAACTGCTGAAGCAAAAAGAGGCAACTTTACAACCTATGCTATCCGGTTTTTAGATGATAAACAGGAACCAGCTTTAAGCCTATTTTTGCAATGGGGTAAGCCAGGAGAATATGAACCGGGTCAAGTAGAAAATTGGCAAGCTCTTAAAGAGAAATACGGAGAAGTTTGGCAACCTTTACCAGCGGAAATATAA
- a CDS encoding PhoH family protein: MADAFKIELPDIPSAIALAGDGEENLKLLSQQTGASLVLRGQDLHISGTQKQIDLASRLVRSLEDLWIKGNSISSADIDTARQALDTHREGELQDLQRDILAKTRRGEEIRAKTFKQRQYIEAIHKRDLIFCTGPAGTGKTFLAVVVAVQALLANQYEKLILTRPAVEAGEKLGFLPGDLQQKVNPYLRPLYDAINEFIDPEKVPNLIERGVIEVAPLAYMRGRTLNNAFVIVDEAQNTTPAQIKMVLTRLGFRSRMVITGDMTQTDLPVNQQSGLAVALHILKHVEGIAFCEFSQRDVVRHPLVQRIVAAYEKYEA, translated from the coding sequence ATGGCAGATGCCTTCAAGATTGAGCTGCCGGATATTCCCAGTGCGATCGCTCTTGCTGGAGATGGAGAAGAGAATCTCAAACTCTTATCTCAGCAAACAGGCGCTAGCTTGGTGTTACGCGGACAGGACTTACATATTTCAGGTACACAAAAGCAAATTGATTTGGCTTCACGATTAGTGCGATCGCTTGAAGACCTCTGGATTAAAGGTAATTCTATCTCTAGTGCGGATATTGATACCGCCCGTCAAGCTTTAGATACCCATCGAGAAGGCGAGTTGCAAGATTTACAGCGAGATATTCTTGCAAAAACTCGCAGAGGTGAAGAAATTCGCGCTAAAACCTTTAAACAAAGGCAGTATATTGAAGCTATCCACAAACGTGACCTCATTTTCTGCACTGGGCCAGCTGGGACTGGTAAGACTTTTTTGGCTGTTGTTGTTGCTGTGCAAGCACTCTTAGCCAATCAGTATGAAAAGCTGATTTTAACGCGTCCTGCCGTGGAAGCAGGAGAAAAACTCGGCTTTTTACCTGGGGATTTGCAGCAGAAAGTCAATCCCTATCTGCGCCCACTTTATGATGCAATTAATGAATTTATCGATCCGGAAAAAGTCCCCAATTTAATAGAACGCGGTGTAATTGAAGTTGCACCACTGGCTTATATGCGAGGACGCACCTTAAATAATGCATTTGTGATTGTCGATGAAGCCCAAAACACCACACCAGCGCAAATCAAAATGGTTTTGACGCGTTTGGGTTTCCGTTCGCGTATGGTAATCACAGGAGACATGACACAAACCGATTTACCAGTAAACCAACAATCAGGTTTAGCCGTAGCCTTACACATCTTAAAACACGTTGAAGGTATTGCCTTTTGCGAATTTTCTCAAAGAGATGTCGTGCGTCATCCCCTAGTTCAGCGCATTGTTGCTGCTTACGAAAAATACGAAGCCTAG